The Corynebacterium camporealensis genome contains a region encoding:
- a CDS encoding serine hydrolase domain-containing protein, protein MSAFTDITDWPADNVAGALLKDGSVADTVGETDKQFPIASVTKPVVAYAIMLAVEEGAVELDQDAGPEGSTLRHLLAHASGVAFDDRKPQKPVEDRRIYSSAGYEWAAEIVEEATGMDFPDYLKEGVLEPLGMKDTYLDGSAGHGLVSSVDDLVRFAAEVLDPQLLHPSSVKEMRSVQFEGLRGIVPGYGNFKECSWGLGFEIHGDKEHWMGAKLPAEAIGHFGLSGTYLWIADGNAMVALTDHDFGDWAKPLWGEANDAIWDELN, encoded by the coding sequence ATGAGCGCATTCACCGACATCACCGACTGGCCCGCCGACAACGTGGCAGGAGCACTCCTCAAAGACGGATCCGTTGCCGACACTGTGGGCGAGACCGACAAGCAATTTCCCATCGCCTCGGTGACTAAGCCGGTGGTTGCCTACGCCATCATGCTGGCGGTAGAAGAAGGCGCGGTCGAACTCGACCAGGACGCTGGCCCCGAAGGATCCACCCTGCGCCACCTACTGGCGCACGCCTCGGGTGTAGCTTTCGATGATCGTAAGCCCCAAAAGCCTGTCGAAGACCGACGCATTTATTCCTCAGCGGGTTATGAGTGGGCAGCAGAAATTGTCGAGGAGGCCACCGGAATGGACTTCCCCGACTATCTCAAAGAAGGTGTGCTCGAGCCGCTGGGAATGAAGGACACTTACCTTGACGGCTCGGCAGGTCACGGGCTGGTTTCCAGCGTGGACGACCTCGTCCGCTTCGCGGCCGAAGTGTTGGATCCGCAGTTGCTGCACCCGTCCAGCGTGAAGGAGATGCGTAGCGTGCAGTTTGAAGGCCTGCGCGGAATCGTGCCGGGTTACGGCAACTTCAAAGAATGCAGCTGGGGCCTAGGCTTTGAAATCCACGGCGACAAAGAGCACTGGATGGGGGCCAAACTGCCTGCCGAAGCCATTGGCCACTTCGGCTTGTCCGGCACCTACCTGTGGATCGCAGACGGTAACGCCATGGTGGCGCTGACCGACCACGATTTTGGCGACTGGGCCAAGCCCTTGTGGGGCGAGGCCAACGACGCCATCTGGGACGAACTCAATTAG
- a CDS encoding HNH endonuclease signature motif containing protein translates to MSKLDALTEAFTAPMETLSEVAALTNAHLQNLGLPRKFSRELLTLSDIYFGETPYTQLQAKSRNTPHDLSTLLEMEKKASRIKKHVDRYKFRIACADVPASKIGQVAKEFMDPPKPPEDGTALTRSKTDKWTYRLTGDSELIAQVRDMFPTIDSVREFLRTGKVNGTAVTTHVVINLDELDKIVDGQGDDIVLQMTNGAKITGAQLVQKMFTDHGYATLIHPVEGPVNLYRTQRSASFKQRTMAKAENPVCPWIHCLKGADECQVHHIVAWKYGGETNQSNLTTACDHHNGRNDDGNERRNGKLLRIRGKVEWVPPWAY, encoded by the coding sequence ATGAGCAAGTTAGATGCCTTAACCGAAGCGTTCACCGCGCCTATGGAAACCCTTTCCGAGGTCGCGGCGCTGACTAATGCGCATCTACAGAATCTGGGACTCCCGCGGAAGTTCTCCCGCGAACTCCTTACTCTTTCCGATATCTACTTCGGTGAGACGCCCTACACCCAGCTCCAGGCCAAGTCCCGCAACACCCCACATGACTTGTCCACGCTGCTGGAGATGGAAAAGAAAGCGTCTCGGATAAAGAAGCATGTGGATCGCTACAAGTTCCGCATCGCCTGTGCTGACGTGCCGGCCAGCAAGATCGGTCAGGTGGCCAAGGAATTCATGGACCCGCCTAAGCCACCTGAAGACGGGACCGCTTTGACTCGGTCCAAGACGGATAAGTGGACCTACCGCCTAACGGGCGATTCTGAGTTGATTGCCCAAGTTCGCGATATGTTCCCCACCATCGACTCGGTCAGGGAATTCTTGCGTACCGGCAAAGTCAACGGCACTGCTGTGACTACCCATGTGGTTATTAACCTCGACGAGCTGGACAAGATCGTGGATGGACAGGGCGATGACATCGTGCTGCAGATGACCAACGGCGCCAAGATCACCGGTGCGCAGTTGGTGCAGAAAATGTTTACCGATCACGGCTACGCCACGCTTATCCACCCGGTCGAGGGGCCGGTGAACCTCTACCGGACGCAGCGAAGCGCTAGTTTCAAGCAAAGAACCATGGCGAAGGCCGAAAACCCGGTCTGCCCGTGGATTCACTGTTTGAAAGGTGCTGATGAGTGCCAAGTCCACCACATAGTGGCCTGGAAATACGGCGGTGAGACAAACCAATCAAACTTGACCACCGCGTGTGACCATCACAACGGCAGAAACGATGATGGAAACGAACGAAGAAACGGCAAACTTCTAAGAATCAGAGGCAAAGTCGAATGGGTCCCGCCTTGGGCGTACTAA
- a CDS encoding mechanosensitive ion channel family protein, giving the protein MSLFNYYLLRLWEILVGHGLPLLALLLLAILVPRIGRLVLRVIESRLDEEEEATKARLAIAGALVYVFEAIAYFLIIIAALSNLGVPPLGAAIPATIVSAAVGFGAQSIIADFMAGFFVLSEKQYGVGDYVSFDALNGVEGTVVALTLRTTKVRTPSGEVVTIPNGSAGVVTNFSQDWSRAVVNFAVPVQRGENLPDITSRVESISREAIEDPTIASDVNGTVEVLPATDIVAPTAAGHPWQVTFRILVDVNPARQWAVERSIRSALLAEFWSHYNAGALLPEPDDAAETEVIERDVEPEEVTEDALADTPENDGPAPTTEIPLVDEDEYEEPRNGIWRDEDPKTRWGKVMSFGGRVRASTTGLILAFLVTGGLVLASSNPDDANAGWLNPAYWTDRDNDEEVATSEEPAADDATPTEEDSTYYEEEPTDAEAPTNDVPADTGTSDATYEEVPTTAPTETEQPTTDAPTAVEEAPTS; this is encoded by the coding sequence ATGAGTTTGTTCAACTATTATCTCCTTCGCCTGTGGGAGATCCTTGTTGGCCATGGCCTGCCGCTGCTCGCGCTGCTGCTTTTGGCCATCCTCGTTCCCCGTATCGGGCGCTTGGTCCTGCGGGTGATCGAATCCCGGCTTGACGAAGAGGAAGAGGCCACCAAAGCGCGCCTGGCTATCGCCGGTGCGCTCGTCTACGTTTTCGAAGCGATTGCGTACTTCCTCATCATCATCGCCGCGCTCTCGAACCTCGGCGTCCCACCGCTCGGCGCCGCCATCCCGGCAACCATTGTGTCGGCCGCAGTTGGTTTCGGCGCACAATCCATCATCGCCGATTTCATGGCCGGTTTCTTCGTGCTGTCGGAGAAACAATACGGCGTCGGCGACTACGTCAGCTTCGATGCGCTCAATGGGGTAGAAGGCACTGTTGTCGCCCTGACCCTGCGCACCACCAAGGTCCGCACGCCTTCCGGTGAGGTCGTCACCATCCCCAACGGTTCGGCCGGTGTGGTCACGAACTTCTCCCAGGACTGGTCCCGCGCCGTGGTCAACTTTGCCGTGCCCGTCCAACGCGGCGAGAATCTCCCAGATATCACCAGCCGTGTCGAGTCCATCTCGCGCGAGGCCATCGAAGACCCCACCATTGCTAGCGATGTCAACGGCACCGTCGAAGTTCTGCCCGCCACCGATATCGTCGCCCCCACTGCCGCGGGCCACCCTTGGCAGGTCACTTTCCGCATACTTGTCGATGTCAACCCCGCCCGCCAGTGGGCCGTCGAACGCAGCATCCGCTCCGCCTTGCTGGCTGAGTTCTGGAGCCACTACAACGCCGGCGCGTTGCTGCCAGAGCCTGACGATGCCGCCGAGACCGAAGTAATAGAGCGCGACGTCGAGCCCGAAGAGGTCACCGAAGACGCCCTTGCCGATACCCCCGAAAACGACGGTCCGGCACCCACCACCGAAATCCCACTTGTCGATGAAGACGAGTACGAAGAACCCCGCAACGGCATCTGGCGCGACGAGGATCCCAAGACCCGCTGGGGCAAGGTCATGAGCTTCGGCGGCCGCGTCCGCGCCTCGACCACTGGCTTGATTCTCGCCTTCCTGGTCACCGGCGGCCTGGTACTTGCTTCCTCCAACCCGGACGATGCCAACGCCGGCTGGCTCAACCCAGCCTACTGGACTGATCGCGACAACGACGAAGAGGTTGCCACCTCCGAAGAGCCCGCCGCGGACGATGCCACCCCAACCGAGGAGGACTCCACCTACTACGAGGAAGAGCCCACCGACGCCGAGGCCCCCACCAACGATGTCCCAGCCGACACCGGCACCTCGGATGCCACCTACGAGGAAGTCCCAACTACCGCCCCCACCGAGACCGAACAACCCACCACCGACGCGCCCACCGCCGTCGAGGAAGCCCCCACGAGCTAG
- a CDS encoding phospho-sugar mutase, translating to MNYDYALKWTDHDPDPVTAQQVRDWIDADDTAALDAAFAGPLAFGTAGLRAAVGAGESRMNRAVVIRTTFGLISWLKQQTSEPVVVIGCDARHGSAQFQRDAAEVISAAGGRALLLPAQNPTPLTAFAVKHYDADCGIMVTASHNPPADNGYKVYLGGRVATGDAAGVQLVAPADAEIAASIARAPFADEIARDDTRIEDIDPRADYLNCAKALVGENTDLRIALTAMHGVGAALGAQLLSDAGFDTSLVPEQADPDPDFPTVSFPNPEEPGALDLGKAHAAKIDADILIAYDPDADRCAAAVPVGTAGDQKDFRQLSGDETGALLGDYLARRGATGTFANSLVSSRLLGRIAKHYGLEHAETLTGFKWIARTPNLSFGYEEAIGFCPDPQHVRDKDGIATSLVLASLAAECKAQGITLLDRLEDIYATVGRLATQPLTFRVEDLSIITNSMKKIRTTPPTTLAGEDVRAEEFEQGVKLYTKADDRVIVRPSGTEPKLKCYLESPDPARLDRIAADLHEYFGI from the coding sequence ATGAACTACGACTACGCCCTTAAGTGGACCGACCACGACCCCGACCCCGTAACCGCTCAGCAGGTTCGCGACTGGATCGACGCTGACGACACTGCCGCCCTCGACGCCGCCTTCGCCGGCCCACTTGCCTTCGGCACCGCCGGCTTGCGCGCCGCTGTTGGCGCTGGCGAATCCCGCATGAACCGCGCCGTCGTCATCCGCACCACCTTCGGCCTCATCTCTTGGCTCAAACAGCAGACTTCTGAGCCCGTCGTCGTCATCGGCTGCGATGCCCGCCACGGCTCCGCGCAATTCCAGCGCGATGCCGCCGAAGTCATCTCCGCTGCCGGCGGCCGCGCCCTGCTGCTGCCCGCGCAAAACCCCACGCCGCTGACTGCGTTCGCGGTCAAGCACTATGACGCCGACTGCGGCATCATGGTCACCGCCTCGCACAACCCACCTGCCGACAACGGCTACAAGGTCTACCTCGGCGGCCGCGTCGCCACCGGCGATGCTGCAGGCGTCCAACTCGTCGCACCTGCCGATGCCGAAATCGCCGCCTCCATCGCCCGCGCCCCCTTCGCCGACGAAATCGCCCGCGACGACACTCGCATCGAGGACATCGACCCCCGCGCCGACTACCTCAACTGCGCAAAAGCGCTAGTAGGGGAGAACACCGACCTGCGCATTGCACTGACCGCCATGCACGGCGTCGGCGCCGCTCTCGGCGCCCAACTACTTTCCGATGCCGGCTTCGACACCTCCCTCGTCCCCGAACAAGCCGACCCCGACCCGGATTTCCCAACCGTCTCCTTCCCGAACCCCGAAGAACCCGGCGCCCTCGACCTCGGCAAAGCACACGCCGCCAAAATCGACGCCGATATCCTTATCGCTTACGACCCCGACGCGGATCGCTGCGCCGCGGCCGTGCCTGTCGGCACGGCCGGGGACCAGAAGGACTTCCGACAGCTCTCGGGCGACGAAACCGGCGCCCTGCTCGGCGACTACCTCGCCCGCCGCGGCGCCACCGGCACCTTCGCCAACTCGCTGGTCAGCTCGCGGTTGCTAGGCCGCATCGCAAAGCATTACGGCCTCGAGCACGCCGAAACCCTGACCGGCTTCAAGTGGATTGCCCGCACCCCGAACTTGAGCTTTGGCTATGAGGAAGCCATCGGCTTTTGCCCCGACCCGCAGCACGTCCGCGACAAAGACGGCATCGCCACCTCGCTCGTGCTGGCCAGCCTGGCTGCCGAGTGCAAAGCCCAAGGCATCACCCTGCTCGACCGGCTCGAGGACATCTACGCCACCGTCGGCCGCCTGGCTACCCAGCCGCTGACCTTCCGCGTCGAAGACTTGAGCATCATCACCAACTCGATGAAGAAGATCCGCACCACCCCGCCAACCACCCTGGCTGGCGAGGACGTACGTGCAGAAGAATTCGAGCAAGGCGTGAAGCTGTATACGAAGGCTGATGACCGGGTCATCGTCAGGCCTTCTGGCACCGAACCGAAACTGAAGTGCTACCTGGAATCCCCAGATCCCGCACGTCTGGACCGAATCGCTGCAGACCTGCACGAGTACTTCGGCATCTAA
- the deoC gene encoding deoxyribose-phosphate aldolase, with translation MNNLADIIDHTLLKPESTAADVQALIDEATELGVYAICISPSQLPVDAPMHVATVVGFPSGAVKPEIKAAEARQAVADGAEEVDMVINIALAREGRFDELQAEIQAVRDATSGAVLKVILETAALDDDTITAACHAAEAAGADFVKTSTGFHPAGGASVHAIELMHAAVGGRLGIKASGGIRTAADAQAMVDAGATRLGLSASAAILKELA, from the coding sequence ATGAACAACCTGGCCGACATCATCGACCACACCCTGCTCAAGCCCGAATCCACTGCCGCCGACGTGCAAGCGCTTATCGATGAAGCCACCGAACTCGGCGTCTACGCCATCTGCATCTCACCTTCGCAGTTGCCTGTCGATGCCCCCATGCACGTCGCCACCGTCGTCGGCTTCCCCTCCGGTGCCGTCAAGCCCGAGATCAAGGCCGCCGAGGCCCGCCAAGCCGTTGCCGATGGCGCCGAAGAAGTCGACATGGTCATCAACATCGCCCTGGCCCGCGAAGGCCGCTTCGACGAGCTGCAGGCTGAAATCCAGGCCGTCCGCGACGCCACCTCCGGTGCAGTGCTCAAGGTGATCCTCGAGACCGCCGCGCTTGACGATGACACCATCACCGCCGCCTGCCACGCCGCCGAAGCCGCCGGCGCCGACTTCGTCAAGACCTCCACCGGTTTCCACCCGGCCGGCGGTGCCTCCGTCCACGCCATCGAGCTCATGCACGCGGCGGTCGGCGGCCGCCTCGGAATCAAAGCCTCCGGTGGCATCCGTACTGCTGCCGATGCCCAAGCCATGGTCGATGCCGGCGCCACCCGCCTCGGCCTCTCGGCCTCCGCGGCCATCTTGAAGGAGCTGGCATGA
- a CDS encoding MFS transporter — MSSSATRAQQGTTTGGINPKAAVPILLFVFIFSLVIDNGFKTMTMPIAEGLNIDDTTASLQASLAGVLIGIGGVVYAALADSISIRKLMLTGIGLIAIGSLLGFIFSGSWAMVLTGRLIQTAGLAAAETLYVIYVTKHLSEADQKTYLGFSTAAFQAGLLIGALTSGFVSTYISWTAMFLIPLILVLTVPAIVKMVPEDEAVEGHLDALGLFLVAVIATSLIMFMQAFNWAWIVLTVLGIAAFTYHVRNAKRPVVKAEFFTNGRYVWTLVMVFFVYSTQMGFIFMLPYAANELHGMTLDRASMLMIPGYVCAIIVGASSGKIGNYLSSRVTVYIGMGMIAGSLLVCALFVTLHVAVLAVAIIAFASGFALMYAPLVNTALSKITAAKSGIAIGFYNLTINIAIPLGIAYSAKLLDATSGYNTTLWVLTIVAAVGAFLYVVSDLSMARHEAK; from the coding sequence ATGTCCTCTTCTGCAACCCGCGCCCAGCAGGGCACCACCACCGGTGGCATTAACCCCAAGGCCGCTGTGCCGATCCTGCTGTTCGTCTTCATTTTCTCCCTGGTCATCGACAACGGCTTTAAGACGATGACCATGCCCATTGCCGAGGGCCTCAACATCGACGATACGACTGCCTCGCTGCAGGCATCGTTAGCTGGTGTGCTCATCGGTATCGGCGGCGTTGTCTACGCCGCACTTGCGGACTCGATTTCCATCCGCAAGCTCATGCTCACCGGCATCGGCCTGATTGCCATAGGCTCCCTGCTGGGCTTTATCTTCTCCGGATCCTGGGCCATGGTGCTGACCGGCCGCCTCATTCAGACTGCCGGCCTGGCCGCCGCAGAGACCCTGTATGTCATCTACGTCACCAAGCACCTTTCGGAAGCTGACCAGAAGACCTACCTCGGCTTTTCTACCGCCGCCTTCCAGGCTGGCCTGCTCATCGGCGCGCTGACGTCTGGCTTCGTGTCCACCTACATCTCCTGGACCGCGATGTTCCTCATCCCGCTGATTCTGGTGCTTACCGTGCCAGCAATCGTGAAGATGGTCCCGGAAGACGAAGCCGTCGAAGGCCACCTCGATGCCCTCGGCCTCTTCCTCGTCGCAGTGATTGCCACCTCGCTGATTATGTTCATGCAGGCATTCAACTGGGCGTGGATCGTGCTCACCGTCCTGGGCATCGCCGCGTTTACCTACCACGTGCGCAACGCCAAGCGCCCCGTCGTCAAAGCGGAATTTTTCACCAACGGCCGCTACGTGTGGACCCTGGTCATGGTCTTCTTCGTCTATTCGACGCAAATGGGCTTCATTTTTATGCTTCCGTACGCCGCCAACGAGCTGCACGGCATGACTCTCGATCGCGCCAGCATGCTGATGATCCCTGGCTACGTCTGCGCCATTATCGTCGGCGCCTCCTCGGGCAAGATTGGTAACTACTTAAGCTCGCGTGTGACCGTGTATATCGGCATGGGCATGATTGCCGGCTCCCTGCTGGTCTGCGCCCTGTTCGTTACCCTGCACGTCGCCGTCCTCGCCGTTGCGATTATCGCCTTCGCTTCCGGTTTCGCGCTGATGTACGCCCCGCTGGTCAACACCGCACTATCCAAGATCACCGCCGCCAAGTCCGGTATCGCCATCGGTTTCTACAACCTGACCATCAACATCGCCATCCCGCTGGGCATTGCGTACAGCGCCAAGCTTCTCGATGCCACCAGCGGCTACAACACCACCCTGTGGGTCCTGACCATCGTCGCCGCCGTCGGCGCCTTCCTCTACGTCGTCAGCGACCTGTCCATGGCCCGCCACGAAGCTAAATAG